One Klebsiella electrica genomic window, GCCCGCTATGATTTTAACGACGATCTGATTGAACACGGTGTCGCGCTGTGGACGGCGCTGGTGGAAAAACTGCTGCCGGTCGGCTGACGCCAGCGCCAGCAGCCAGCAATATGAAAGGGGAGAGGCGTCGCCTCTCCCCCGGCATTCAGGCGTTCACCGCCGCCTTCAGACGCGCTTTCATGTCACTGTAGGTGCGCCAGGCAAACTGCTCTGCCCAGAGCTGATCCTTGATGGCTTCTATCTTCACCGCGCAATATTTGGTTTCCGGCGTTTTCGAGACCGGGTCGAGATTGTCCTGGGTCAGTTCATTGCAGGCGCCAACCCACCACTGGTAGGTCATATACACGGCGCCGTGGTTGATACGGTCGCTGACATCCGCGCGGGTAATCACTTTACCGCGACGCGAGCTTACCCATACCAGCTGCCGATCGGCGATCCCCAACCGATCGGCGTCGGCGCGGCTTATCTGCACGCGGCCGGGCTCATCGGCAAGGGATTGCAATGCCGCGCAGTTGCCGGTCATCGAGCGACATGAGTAGTGACCCACTTCGCGCACGGTGCAGAGCACCAGCGGATAGTCGGCATCCGGCGTTTCAGCTGGCGCGCGCCACGGGGCGGCAAACAGCTGGCCTTTCCCCGTCGGGGTATCAAATTTATTGTCCTTATATAGCCACGGTGTGCCCGGATGATCCAGCGTCGGACACGGCCACTGCACGTGGTTCATATCGCCCATTTTTTCATAGGTGACGCCGTAGAACAGCGGGCACAGTTCGCGCATTTCGTCCCAGATTTGCTGGTTGTTGTCGTAATGCATCGGATAGCCCATTTCGCTGGCCAGCAGGCTGATGATTTCCCAGTCGCGTTTGACGTTGCCTGACGCGGGAATCGCTTTTTCGAAGCGCTGAAAACCGCGATCGGCGCAGGTGAAGACGCCGCCGTGTTCGCCCCATGAGGTGGCCGGTAGCAGCACGTCGGCGATTTCGGCGGTTTTGGTCATGAAGATATCCTGCACCACGACAAAATCCAGCGCCTCAATGCCCTTACGCACCAGCCCCAGATCGGCTTCGGTCTGCAGCGGGTCTTCCCCCATGATGTAGTAGGCTTTGATCTCCCCGTTCAGCGCTTTATGCGGAACTTCGGTAATACGGGTGCCGACTTTGTCATCCATAATGGCCGGATCAATGCCCCAGGCCGCGGCAAATTTGGCGCGCACGTTGGCATCGGTTACTTCCTGATAGCCGGGGAACAGATTCGGCAGCACCCCCATGTCGCAGGCCCCCTGGACGTTGTTCTGTCCGCGCACCGGGCCGACGCCGACATGTTCCCGGCCAAGGTTACCGGTCAGCAGCGCCAGGCTGGCCAGCCCTTTCACCACATCGACCGCCTGACCGAACTGCGTGACGCCCATACCCCACATAATCGTGGCCGACGGCGCGGCGGCAAACATTCTCACCGCCTGACGCACCTCTTGCGCCGGGACGCCGGTGACCGCTTCCACCGCTTCAGGCGAATAGGCTTTCACCGTCTCACGGTAGGCTTCCAGCCCTTCGGTAAAGCGTTCGACGTAATCATGGTTATAGAGATCTTCTTCCAGCAGAACGTGGCCGAAGGCGTTGACCAGCGCCATATTGCTGCCGTTGTTGAGCTGCAGGTGGCGATCGGCAATGCGGGCGGTTTCAATTCGCCGCGGGTCGCAAACGATGATTTTCGCGCCATTTTCGCGCGCGTTAATCACCCGACG contains:
- the fdhF gene encoding formate dehydrogenase subunit alpha, producing MKKITSVCPYCGAGCKLKLVVENDKIIRAEAADGVTNQNQLCLKGYYGWDFLNDTQLLTPRLKQPMIRYQKGGKLTPVSWDEAIRYTAKKLREIKEQYGPRAIMTTGSSRGTGNETNYVMQKFARAVLNTNNVDCCARVCHGPSVAGLQVALGNGAMSNSISDIEHSKCLLVFGYNCADSHPIVARRVINARENGAKIIVCDPRRIETARIADRHLQLNNGSNMALVNAFGHVLLEEDLYNHDYVERFTEGLEAYRETVKAYSPEAVEAVTGVPAQEVRQAVRMFAAAPSATIMWGMGVTQFGQAVDVVKGLASLALLTGNLGREHVGVGPVRGQNNVQGACDMGVLPNLFPGYQEVTDANVRAKFAAAWGIDPAIMDDKVGTRITEVPHKALNGEIKAYYIMGEDPLQTEADLGLVRKGIEALDFVVVQDIFMTKTAEIADVLLPATSWGEHGGVFTCADRGFQRFEKAIPASGNVKRDWEIISLLASEMGYPMHYDNNQQIWDEMRELCPLFYGVTYEKMGDMNHVQWPCPTLDHPGTPWLYKDNKFDTPTGKGQLFAAPWRAPAETPDADYPLVLCTVREVGHYSCRSMTGNCAALQSLADEPGRVQISRADADRLGIADRQLVWVSSRRGKVITRADVSDRINHGAVYMTYQWWVGACNELTQDNLDPVSKTPETKYCAVKIEAIKDQLWAEQFAWRTYSDMKARLKAAVNA